A window of the Zootoca vivipara chromosome 14, rZooViv1.1, whole genome shotgun sequence genome harbors these coding sequences:
- the SCNN1B gene encoding amiloride-sensitive sodium channel subunit beta, with translation MDLPAITGEDRSSPEPKMTLKRYFVKALHRLQKGPGYTYKELLVWYCDNTNTHGPKRIIREGPKKKVIWFLLTLLFASLVFWNWGSLIITYLNYGVSASLAIGFKTMTFPAVTICNASPYRYSKAKPVLQELDNLVEAVLDRILKPPNENMTVSTPTNSSQELNMQLWNQIPLMLIDESNETHPVIYDILGNHSSFANLDGKSCKLALKLCTDNGTSCTYRNFTSAAQAVTEWYVLQSTSILSQKTERQRIEMGYKAEEMILACLFGAEPCNYKNFTHLYHPDHGNCYIFNWGMEKKSLISSNPGAEFGLKLILDISQDDYIPYLTSTAGAWLMLHEQKTFPFLKDQGIYAMSGTETSIGVLVDELVRMGAPYSDCTVNGSDIPIKNLYQDYPTFQEEPVPIEPCSNCTMEDRKESSTGGVYRTTYSIQACLRSCFQDRMVKACNCCHSSFPRAQGKPYCNNQEFPDWAYCFSELRSRLEIRQTCIESCKETCNNTQYKMTISMADWPSEASENWIFHILSYERNKSRTITVDKSGIIKLNIYFQEYNYRTIVETAGTTVVWLLSSLGGQFGFWMGGSVLCIIEFGEILIDFVWITILKLIGWFKGLRRKRSQPPKRDAVPTVSERVEAHTNLGFQGEEEEEGADDNPGDDDSAADGEAGSEPGTPPPKYDSLRVSAVDVMEMDSDGEADPTKA, from the exons ATGGATCTACCAGCAATTACTGGAGAAGACAGAAGCTCACCAG AGCCCAAAATGACGCTGAAGAGGTACTTTGTGAAGGCTCTCCATCGCCTCCAGAAGGGTCCCGGCTACACCTACAAAGAGCTGCTGGTCTGGTACTGCGATAACACCAACACCCACGGGCCCAAGCGCATCATCCGCGAGGGACCCAAGAAGAAAGTCATCTGGTTCTTACTGACCCTGCTCTTTGCCTCCCTGGTCTTCTGGAACTGGGGGTCCCTCATCATAACATACCTGAACTACGGTGTCTCGGCCTCCCTTGCCATTGGCTTCAAGACCATGACCTtccctgctgtcaccatctgcaatgcaaGCCCATACAG ATATTCCAAAGCAAAGCCCGTCTTGCAGGAGTTGGACAACCTTGTTGAGGCCGTCCTTGACCGAATCCTGAAGCCTCCCAACGAGAACATGACTGTGTCTACCCCAACAAACTCTAGCCAGGAGCTGAACATgcagctgtggaaccagatccCCTTGATGCTCATTGATGAAAGCAACGAGACTCATCCAGTCATCTATGACATCCTCGGAAACCACTCCTCTTTTGCAAACCTAGATGGCAAGAGTTGCAAGCTGGCCTTAAAGCTG TGCACCGATAACGGCACCAGTTGCACCTACCGGAACTTCACAAGCGCAGCCCAGGCGGTGACCGAGTGGTACGTCTTGCAGTCCACCAGCATCTTGTCGCAGAAGACAGAGAGGCAAAGGATTGAGATGGGCTACAAGGCGGAGGAGATGATCCTGGCCTGTCTGTTTGGAGCAGAGCCTTGCAATTACAA GAACTTCACCCACCTCTACCACCCGGACCACGGCAACTGCTACATCTTCAACTGGGGCATGGAGAAGAAGTCGCTCATCTCTTCCAATCCTGGTGCAGAGTTTG GGCTGAAGCTGATCCTGGACATCAGCCAAGACGACTACATCCCCTACCTCACCTCGACGGCCGGGGCCTGGCTGATGCTGCATGAGCAGAAAACCTTCCCTTTCCTGAAGGATCAAGGCATCTATGCCATGTCTGGGACAGAGACCTCCATTGGCGTCTTGGTG gatGAACTTGTGCGGATGGGAGCTCCTTACAGCGATTGCACAGTGAACGGGTCAGACATCCCTATAAAGAATCTGTATCAAGACTATCCTACTTTCCAG gagGAACCAGTGCCGATTGAGCCCTGCTCCAACTGCACCATGGAAGACCGCAAGGAGAGCTCCACAGGTGGGGTCTACAGGACAACCTACTCCATCCAG GCTTGCCTACGCTCCTGCTTCCAAGATCGGATGGTGAAGGCCTGCAACTGCTGCCACTCCTCCTTCCCTAGGGCCCAAGGGAAGCCTTACTGCAACAATCAGGAGTTTCCAGACTGGG CATATTGCTTCTCTGAGCTGCGCAGCCGACTGGAGATCCGCCAGACCTGCATCGAGTCTTGCAAGGAGACCTGCAA CAACACCCAGTACAAGATGACTATCTCCATGGCTGACTGGCCTTCTGAAGCTTCTGAG AATTGGATATTCCATATTTTATCCTATGAAAGAAATAAGTCACGCACGATCACTGTGGACAA GAGCGGGATCATCAAGCTCAACATCTATTTCCAAGAGTACAACTACCGAACCATTGTGGAGACAGCAGGGACAACT GTTGTCTGGCTTCTCTCAAGCCTGGGTGGCCAGTTTGGCTTCTGGATGGGAGGCTCTGTGCTGTGCATCATTGAGTTTGGAGAGATCCTCATCGACTTTGTCTGGATCACTATCCTGAAGCTGATTGGCTGGTTCAAGGGGCTGAGGAGGAAGCGCAGCCAGCCCCCGAAGCGGGACGCTGTTCCCACCGTGTCCGAAAGGGTGGAGGCTCACACCAACCTGGGCTtccaaggggaggaggaggaggagggagccgaTGACAATCCTGGGGACGACGACTCGGCCGCAGATGGCGAGGCTGGGTCTGAACCAGGAACACCACCTCCCAAGTACGACTCCCTCCGCGTGTCGGCCGTGGATGTCATGGAGATGGATAGCGATGGGGAAGCAGATCCGACTAAAGCTTAA